A region of Sulfitobacter faviae DNA encodes the following proteins:
- the prmC gene encoding peptide chain release factor N(5)-glutamine methyltransferase has translation MSPQTAAQAMAAAAGRLRAAGVPDPARDARLLLAHAASVDAARVTLIAPEEIAPEVAERFDQLIALRAVRVPVSQLIGRRAFYGRDFAISRDVLDPRPETETLIDLALGEDFTRILDLGTGSGCILVTLLAERPAATGLGVDLSEAACLQASANAVQHGVADRADIRQSDWFSAVEGRFDLILSNPPYLAAEEMADVSPELRQHEPEMALTDGQDGLSIYRIIAAEAQGYLTPQGRVMVEIGWQQGEAVQEIFAAAGWGRVTLAHDLDGRPRVVSADKPA, from the coding sequence GCCGGACGGCTGCGTGCCGCCGGTGTGCCCGATCCGGCGCGGGATGCGCGGCTGTTGCTCGCCCATGCCGCCTCTGTCGATGCCGCCCGCGTGACCCTCATCGCGCCCGAGGAAATCGCCCCCGAGGTTGCCGAACGCTTTGACCAGCTCATCGCCCTGCGCGCCGTGCGCGTGCCAGTCTCGCAGTTGATCGGGCGGCGGGCTTTTTATGGCCGCGATTTCGCGATCAGCCGCGATGTGCTTGACCCGCGGCCCGAGACAGAGACCCTGATTGACCTCGCGCTCGGCGAGGATTTCACCCGCATTCTGGACCTCGGCACCGGCTCGGGCTGTATCCTCGTCACCCTGCTGGCCGAACGGCCAGCGGCGACGGGGTTGGGGGTGGACCTCTCGGAAGCCGCCTGCCTTCAAGCCAGCGCCAATGCGGTGCAGCACGGGGTGGCCGACCGCGCCGATATCCGGCAGTCCGACTGGTTCAGCGCCGTTGAGGGGCGATTTGATCTGATCCTGTCGAACCCGCCCTATCTGGCCGCCGAGGAAATGGCCGATGTCTCTCCAGAATTGCGCCAGCATGAGCCGGAAATGGCGCTGACCGACGGCCAAGACGGGCTGAGCATCTACCGGATCATCGCCGCCGAGGCGCAGGGCTACCTCACGCCCCAAGGCCGCGTCATGGTCGAAATCGGCTGGCAACAGGGCGAAGCGGTGCAGGAAATCTTTGCCGCGGCGGGCTGGGGCCGGGTCACGCTGGCGCATGATCTCGATGGGCGGCCAAGGGTCGTTTCAGCCGATAAACCGGCGTGA
- a CDS encoding DUF4167 domain-containing protein, whose product MNSPRSRSRSKNNRKRSSQGGGGNVVNRVFDSSGPEGKVRGTPQQVIEKYNQLARDAQLSNDRVAAENFQQHAEHYLRLLSEAQREVDQRREEQERQNRERQAERDRERAERQEREAQQGGQSQGEQPKADKQPEQQEPAQQQAEAEPNSEESTLVDTPESKPKPKRAPRRKPKPKAAEAQPQEGGDSKSDTAKVAE is encoded by the coding sequence ATGAATTCTCCCAGATCACGCTCCCGGTCGAAGAATAACCGCAAACGCTCGTCGCAAGGTGGCGGCGGCAATGTCGTCAACCGTGTTTTCGACAGCTCCGGCCCCGAGGGCAAGGTGCGCGGCACGCCGCAGCAGGTTATCGAGAAATACAATCAGCTGGCCCGCGATGCCCAGTTGAGCAATGACCGTGTGGCCGCCGAGAACTTTCAACAGCACGCCGAACACTACCTGCGCCTGCTGAGCGAGGCGCAGCGCGAAGTGGACCAGCGCCGCGAGGAGCAAGAGCGCCAGAACCGTGAGCGTCAGGCCGAGCGGGATCGCGAGCGGGCCGAGCGTCAGGAGCGCGAGGCGCAGCAGGGCGGCCAGTCGCAGGGCGAGCAGCCGAAAGCCGACAAACAGCCCGAGCAGCAAGAGCCCGCGCAACAGCAGGCCGAGGCCGAGCCGAACAGCGAAGAGAGCACGCTGGTCGACACGCCCGAGAGCAAGCCGAAGCCGAAACGCGCCCCGCGCCGCAAGCCCAAGCCGAAAGCGGCAGAGGCACAGCCGCAGGAGGGTGGCGACAGCAAGAGCGACACCGCAAAGGTCGCAGAATAA
- the pdxA gene encoding 4-hydroxythreonine-4-phosphate dehydrogenase PdxA — translation MSRPSRPVAITCGEPAGIGPEIAARAWAALSKDIPMVWIGDPRHLPKDVPHRVIDSPDEVSAPSADALPVLPHPFDSAALPGVPQPGHAQGVIDVIARAVDLVQTGVACGVCTAPIHKKALQDGAGFAYPGHTEYLAALAGVDDVVMMLASDQLRVVPATIHIALDQVPQALTPMGLRRTIEITAQELQNRFGIARPRIAVAGLNPHAGEGGSMGRQEIDWIAPLILEMQGEGFALTGPLPADTMFHGRAREGYDAAVAMYHDQALIPIKTLDFDRGVNVTLGLPFVRTSPDHGTAFDIAGQGRANPTSMIEAIKLAWQMGQKT, via the coding sequence ATGAGCCGCCCGTCCCGGCCGGTGGCCATCACCTGCGGTGAACCCGCCGGGATCGGCCCCGAGATCGCCGCCCGCGCTTGGGCGGCGCTTTCGAAGGACATCCCGATGGTCTGGATCGGCGACCCGCGTCATCTGCCCAAGGATGTGCCGCACCGTGTGATCGACAGCCCGGATGAGGTGAGCGCGCCCAGTGCCGATGCGCTGCCCGTGCTCCCCCATCCCTTCGACAGCGCCGCCCTGCCCGGCGTGCCGCAGCCCGGCCATGCGCAGGGGGTGATCGATGTGATCGCCCGGGCGGTCGATCTGGTGCAGACGGGCGTGGCCTGCGGCGTCTGCACCGCGCCGATTCACAAGAAGGCCCTGCAAGACGGGGCCGGTTTCGCCTATCCGGGCCATACCGAATACCTCGCCGCACTTGCAGGTGTCGATGACGTGGTGATGATGCTGGCCTCCGACCAATTGCGCGTCGTGCCTGCCACGATCCATATCGCGCTGGATCAGGTGCCGCAGGCGCTGACCCCGATGGGCCTGCGCCGCACGATTGAGATCACCGCGCAGGAATTGCAAAACCGCTTTGGCATCGCCCGCCCCCGTATTGCCGTCGCCGGGCTGAACCCGCACGCGGGCGAAGGCGGCAGCATGGGCCGGCAGGAGATTGACTGGATCGCGCCGCTGATCCTTGAGATGCAGGGCGAAGGCTTTGCGCTGACCGGGCCGCTGCCTGCCGATACGATGTTCCATGGCCGCGCCCGCGAAGGCTATGACGCGGCAGTGGCGATGTATCACGACCAAGCGCTGATCCCGATCAAGACCTTAGATTTCGACCGGGGCGTGAATGTGACGTTGGGGCTGCCCTTCGTGCGCACCTCGCCCGATCACGGCACCGCCTTTGACATCGCGGGCCAAGGGCGCGCCAACCCGACCAGCATGATCGAAGCGATCAAATTGGCATGGCAGATGGGCCAGAAGACATGA
- a CDS encoding peptidylprolyl isomerase, which produces MWEVTKQTVRTGIRGTAALALALVIGQSAAAQNLFAPVARVNDEVITGYEVQQRQRFMQLIGAPGADTDSVIDSLIDDRLRGQILDQAGLEVTPEGIRSGMAEFASRADLTTEEFLKVLGQAQISEETFRDFIVISAAWRDLIRARYNGRVDITDEEVDRALGSSRGNNGLRVLLSEIIIPAPPQNADQVNALAERISESRSEAEFSSYASKHSATASRGRGGRMPWTPLEKLPASLRPILLALAPGEVTAPLPIPNAVALFQLRGIEETGKPSVEYSEIDYAAYYIPGGRSEAALSRAAELRGQVDQCDDLYGMAKGQPANVLDRGTKAPAEIPQDVAIELAKLDPGEVSTALTRANGETLVFLMLCNRTTAANADVNREAVVSSIRQRKLEGYATQLLEQARAEARITRQ; this is translated from the coding sequence ATGTGGGAAGTAACGAAACAGACCGTCCGCACCGGGATCCGTGGGACTGCGGCACTCGCCCTTGCTCTGGTCATCGGCCAATCCGCAGCGGCGCAGAACCTCTTTGCGCCCGTGGCGCGTGTCAATGACGAGGTGATCACCGGCTACGAAGTGCAGCAGCGTCAGCGCTTTATGCAGCTGATCGGCGCGCCGGGGGCCGATACCGACAGCGTGATCGACAGTCTGATCGACGACCGCCTGCGTGGGCAGATCCTTGATCAAGCCGGGCTTGAAGTTACCCCCGAGGGCATTCGATCCGGCATGGCAGAATTTGCCAGCCGCGCGGATCTGACGACCGAGGAGTTTCTGAAAGTCCTTGGCCAAGCGCAGATTTCCGAAGAAACTTTTCGCGACTTTATCGTGATCAGCGCCGCCTGGCGTGACCTTATTCGCGCGCGCTACAATGGCCGGGTCGACATCACCGACGAAGAGGTCGACCGCGCGCTTGGCAGCAGCCGGGGCAATAACGGTCTGCGCGTGCTGTTGTCGGAGATTATCATTCCCGCCCCGCCGCAGAATGCCGATCAGGTAAACGCGCTGGCCGAACGCATTTCGGAAAGCCGCTCGGAAGCCGAATTCTCGTCCTATGCCAGCAAGCATTCCGCCACCGCCTCGCGCGGGCGCGGCGGTCGGATGCCTTGGACACCGCTCGAAAAACTGCCCGCCAGCCTGCGGCCCATCCTCCTGGCTCTCGCCCCGGGTGAGGTGACAGCGCCGCTGCCGATCCCCAATGCCGTGGCCCTGTTCCAACTGCGCGGCATCGAAGAGACCGGCAAGCCGAGCGTCGAGTATTCCGAGATCGACTATGCCGCCTATTACATCCCCGGTGGCCGGTCCGAGGCTGCCCTGTCGCGCGCGGCAGAGCTGCGCGGTCAGGTAGATCAATGTGATGACCTCTATGGCATGGCCAAAGGCCAGCCCGCCAATGTGCTGGACCGTGGCACCAAGGCCCCGGCGGAGATTCCGCAGGACGTGGCCATTGAACTGGCGAAACTCGATCCCGGCGAAGTCTCCACCGCGCTGACCCGTGCCAATGGGGAGACTTTGGTCTTCCTGATGCTTTGCAACCGCACCACGGCGGCCAATGCCGATGTGAACCGCGAGGCGGTGGTCAGTTCGATCCGGCAGCGCAAGCTTGAGGGCTATGCCACACAGCTGCTGGAACAGGCCCGCGCCGAAGCCCGTATCACCCGCCAATGA
- the rsmA gene encoding 16S rRNA (adenine(1518)-N(6)/adenine(1519)-N(6))-dimethyltransferase RsmA — protein sequence MSAIDNLPPLREVINTHELAARKSLGQNFLLDLNLTAKIARQAGDMADCDVLEIGPGPGGLTRGLLAEGARHVLAIEKDRRCLPALAEVADHYPGRLTVIEGDALEIDPLSHLTPPIRVAANLPYNVGTELLVRWLTPPDWPPFWQSLTLMFQREVAERIVAQPGAKAYGRLAVLAQWRSDARIVMQLPPGAFTPPPKVSSSVVHLTALPEPRFPADPKVLSHVVAMAFNQRRKMLRSALKGAAPDIEDRLTAAGLKPTDRAEQVPLEGFCALAREIAKG from the coding sequence ATGAGTGCAATCGACAATCTCCCGCCGCTGCGCGAGGTGATCAACACCCACGAATTGGCCGCGCGCAAGTCTCTCGGCCAGAACTTTCTGCTGGATCTGAACCTCACGGCCAAGATCGCGCGGCAAGCCGGAGATATGGCCGATTGCGACGTGTTGGAGATCGGCCCCGGGCCCGGCGGTCTCACCCGTGGGCTGCTGGCTGAAGGCGCGCGTCATGTGCTGGCGATCGAAAAGGACCGCCGCTGCCTGCCCGCGCTGGCCGAGGTGGCGGACCATTACCCCGGTCGCCTGACCGTGATCGAAGGCGACGCGCTTGAGATCGACCCGCTGAGCCATCTGACCCCGCCCATCCGGGTGGCGGCCAACCTGCCCTATAACGTCGGGACCGAACTGCTGGTCCGCTGGCTCACCCCGCCCGACTGGCCGCCGTTTTGGCAAAGCCTCACGCTGATGTTCCAGCGCGAGGTGGCGGAGCGGATCGTGGCGCAGCCGGGGGCGAAAGCCTATGGGCGGCTGGCCGTGCTGGCGCAGTGGCGCAGTGATGCGCGGATCGTGATGCAATTGCCGCCGGGCGCCTTCACCCCGCCGCCCAAGGTCTCGTCGAGCGTGGTGCATCTGACCGCCCTGCCCGAGCCGCGCTTCCCTGCCGATCCGAAGGTGCTGAGCCATGTGGTCGCGATGGCCTTCAACCAGCGGCGCAAGATGCTGCGCTCGGCGCTTAAAGGTGCCGCGCCGGATATCGAGGACCGTCTGACCGCCGCGGGGCTGAAACCCACCGACCGCGCCGAACAGGTGCCGCTCGAGGGGTTCTGCGCCCTCGCCCGCGAGATTGCCAAGGGGTAA